CTACCGTGGCGACGAGATAGACGAGGACTTCACCTACAGCTACGACAACGCCGTCGAAGCGCTGGGCCTCGAATAGATGTCGGCGACCGGTCGGGAACCGACACCAGCCACGTCGCCCGGCGACCTCGCCGGGTCGCTCCGCGAGGCCGCCTTCGTGCGCCTCGTCAGCGACGCGACCGGCGAGGCGCTGGCCGCGACTGGCCTGCTGGCGCGGGCGCTCGATGACACGCCGTTTCAGGCGAGTGTCGTCCGCCCGTTCGAGGACCCCGACCGGACTACGGAGACCGACATCACCATCGCAATCGGTTGCACGCAGCCGACCGCCGACGTGACGCTGACCGACCGCGCCGCCGCGACAGCCTTCGAGACCGCCCGCGAACTCGGTACGGCAGACCGTGCGCTCGCCCTGGCTGGCACGATTGCCGCCGGGGACGTAGACGGGACCGTCGCCGAAGCCGCCGAGCAGGCCGGCCTCGAACGCCGGCCCGGGGTCGCCGTTCCGACGGCGGACCTCGTGGACGGGCTGGCCCACTCGACGCTGTTCGTCGCGCCTTTCTCGGGCGACGCCGACACAGTGCGGGCCGAACTCGCCGAACTGGGCCTCGGCTCGGATCCGGTGCAAGCCGGTAATCTCTCGACAGACGACCACCGACGCCTCGCGTCGCTGGTCGCGTTGGCTGTCACCGCAGACGCGCCGCCACGGGCCGCCGACGCGGTCCAGCGCGCGCTCCGCCCAACAGTGGGCGGTCCGTTCGAGACGGTCGGTGGCTACGCCGACGTGCTCGACGCCGTCGCCCGCGAACAGCCGGGGACTGCCGTCGCGCTCGCGCTCGGCCACGAGGCCGTCCGCGAGGACGCGCTGGCCGCTTGGCGCAGTCACGCCACGCGCGCCCACAAAGCAGTGTCCGAGGCGACCACGGGCCGGTACGACGGCCTGTTCGTCGCCCGCGGCGACGCGATGCCGACCGGCACCGTCGCCCGCCTGTTCGCAGACTACCGCGCACCGGAACCGGTGACGCTCGTCGTCACCGACGACCAAGCTGCGGCCCGTGCCACGGACGGCCGGGACGTGGCCGAGACGATGGACGCAGCCGCCAGTGCGGTCGGCGGTGACGCCGTCGGGACGGGCGACCGGGCGCGTGCTCGGTTCGACGTTTCGACGGCGGATTTCATCGAAGCGTTCCGGGAGGCAGTATGAGACGGGCCGAGATCCGCACGACACACGACTCGCCCGACCGCGTCGCACGCGCGGTGCGGCCGGACAACACCGACGAGATGACCACGCGCGTCGAGGGCGACGCCGTGGTCACGACCGTCGAGCGTGACTCGACCGGCGGCCTGCAGGCAACCGTCGACGACTACGTC
The Haloarcula sp. CBA1129 genome window above contains:
- a CDS encoding KEOPS complex subunit Pcc1 — protein: MRRAEIRTTHDSPDRVARAVRPDNTDEMTTRVEGDAVVTTVERDSTGGLQATVDDYVVNIRVAAQLADQHTQSNHE